A genomic stretch from Empedobacter stercoris includes:
- a CDS encoding glycosyltransferase family 2 protein, translating into MELVSIVTPCYNSEKYIAETYQSIKAQTYSNWEWLIVDDCSTDRSVEIIKSFQDHRIHLSSQTVNQGAAKARNIALSKANGRYITFIDSDDLWLPDFLEKTIDYLQSNDEQLVYTSYKRVDENLQPLLEDFIAIDKIDSNRILYNCPIPMLTSVYDSKTIGKITVPDVELREDHAMWIDLLAKINYARAIEEPLAIYRIRDNSVSRDKFKIAKKQYDVYRKYLKMNFFKSSYYTFFWALNGLKKYGKL; encoded by the coding sequence ATGGAATTAGTATCTATTGTAACGCCTTGCTATAATTCGGAAAAGTATATAGCGGAAACTTATCAATCAATAAAGGCACAGACTTATTCTAATTGGGAATGGCTTATTGTTGATGATTGTTCAACTGACCGTTCGGTTGAAATTATAAAATCGTTTCAAGATCATCGAATTCATTTAAGTAGTCAAACAGTTAATCAAGGTGCTGCAAAAGCAAGAAATATAGCACTTTCCAAAGCAAATGGAAGGTACATCACGTTCATCGATAGCGATGATTTGTGGTTACCAGATTTTTTAGAAAAAACGATCGATTATTTACAATCAAATGATGAGCAATTAGTTTACACAAGTTATAAACGAGTAGATGAAAATTTGCAACCCTTGTTAGAGGATTTTATTGCGATTGATAAAATTGATAGTAATCGAATTTTATACAACTGTCCAATTCCGATGTTAACATCTGTTTATGACTCCAAAACGATAGGGAAAATTACTGTTCCTGATGTAGAATTAAGAGAAGATCATGCGATGTGGATTGATTTGTTAGCTAAAATAAATTACGCAAGAGCAATTGAAGAACCCTTAGCTATTTATCGAATTAGAGATAATTCTGTTTCGAGGGATAAATTTAAAATAGCAAAAAAACAATACGATGTCTATAGAAAATATTTAAAAATGAATTTTTTTAAATCTTCTTATTACACTTTTTTTTGGGCATTGAATGGATTAAAAAAATATGGAAAACTTTAA
- a CDS encoding glycosyltransferase family 4 protein, which yields MENFKLLDYLYTLDISPIYINILGAFFFALTITLISIPKIIRISYRKQLMDVPGERSSHTNKVPTLGGVALYFGIVVSTSIFATDLGVNYSFFLSAITILFFIGLMDDLLVVAPDKKLYGQLISTILIIFGSGIMINSFSGLFGIYRIPYAVGVLLTIFIFIVLINAFNLIDGIDGLAAGVGGVISLCFVYIFYRIFDYGIGILAISTLAVLIGFARYNLSKKFRIFMGDTGSMVIGFILTFMAIRFLYISETSNLGLKTGPVLLLFIFVIPIVDTSYVFTVRLLRKRSPFAPDKNHLHHQFLKLGYNHLQTSIILVLINIFFIIVGYYFRNIEINKLFLVFIVLSISFVISLRYIVVLKNNKNISL from the coding sequence ATGGAAAACTTTAAATTATTAGACTATTTATATACACTGGATATTTCTCCAATTTACATCAATATTTTGGGTGCATTTTTTTTTGCATTGACTATCACTTTGATTTCTATCCCTAAAATAATTAGAATCTCTTATAGAAAACAATTAATGGATGTGCCAGGAGAGCGTAGTTCGCATACGAATAAAGTTCCTACCTTGGGAGGTGTCGCATTGTACTTTGGTATTGTGGTTTCGACTTCTATTTTCGCAACAGATTTAGGTGTTAATTATTCCTTTTTTCTATCGGCTATTACCATCTTGTTTTTTATAGGATTAATGGACGATCTATTAGTTGTAGCACCAGATAAAAAACTATACGGACAACTAATAAGTACAATTTTAATTATTTTTGGTTCAGGAATTATGATTAATTCATTTTCAGGACTTTTTGGAATTTATAGAATACCATACGCTGTAGGGGTCTTGTTAACGATTTTTATATTCATTGTTTTGATTAATGCTTTCAATCTTATTGATGGAATTGATGGACTTGCAGCAGGAGTTGGAGGCGTAATTAGTCTATGTTTTGTGTATATTTTTTATCGAATTTTTGATTATGGCATAGGTATACTTGCCATTAGTACACTCGCTGTTTTAATAGGTTTTGCACGATACAATCTTTCCAAAAAATTTAGAATATTTATGGGGGATACAGGATCGATGGTCATAGGTTTTATTTTAACCTTTATGGCGATTCGATTTCTTTACATTAGCGAAACCTCCAATCTTGGCTTAAAGACTGGACCAGTACTTCTACTGTTTATCTTTGTGATTCCTATTGTAGATACTTCTTATGTTTTTACTGTTCGATTACTCAGAAAAAGAAGTCCATTTGCACCAGATAAAAACCATTTGCATCATCAATTTCTAAAATTAGGTTACAATCATTTGCAAACGTCGATCATTTTAGTATTAATTAACATTTTTTTTATAATCGTTGGGTATTATTTTAGAAATATTGAAATTAATAAACTATTTTTGGTTTTTATTGTTTTATCAATAAGTTTTGTTATCTCTCTAAGATATATTGTAGTATTAAAAAATAATAAAAACATATCATTATAA
- a CDS encoding EpsG family protein — protein MSLTAGFGYGLSPDWIAYFNTFNMLLDVSWPEFDRFAYMAGMEKGFLGLNKLLVDFGFDFGMLTLLVASTSLILKSSTFYKYGGFPFLVLFIYAMPNFMFEEHVHIRQGLANAIAIYSIRYVIDRNLVKFLICIAVGYQFHESIIVFVLAYWIAPMKFDEKFIGWIVLFSIIGFYTGLNSIIEVIMNFMPIGQEKFEGYESELYAQGDGVAIGDFVKIISILSIIIYNKYAVHDKLYCYFRNLFVFGVLLYFFLGKGIFGIRLPGFYLVFLGLTVGRLVYVFDGDKFKRNFIYLSFVSYTVLLIFWFQVKQGHKSNFGNYRTIFNKEAVYGLWKWN, from the coding sequence ATGTCACTAACAGCTGGTTTTGGTTATGGTTTAAGCCCTGACTGGATTGCTTATTTTAATACGTTTAATATGTTATTAGATGTATCTTGGCCAGAATTTGATCGATTTGCTTACATGGCAGGTATGGAAAAAGGCTTCCTTGGTCTAAATAAGCTATTGGTAGATTTTGGCTTTGATTTTGGAATGCTCACTTTGCTTGTGGCATCAACTTCCTTAATTTTAAAATCATCAACTTTTTACAAATATGGTGGTTTTCCTTTCCTTGTTCTATTTATCTATGCCATGCCAAACTTTATGTTTGAGGAGCATGTGCATATTCGTCAGGGTTTAGCCAATGCAATTGCAATATATTCAATACGCTATGTGATTGATCGAAATTTAGTCAAATTTTTAATTTGCATTGCGGTAGGTTATCAATTTCATGAATCTATTATTGTTTTTGTACTTGCCTATTGGATTGCTCCAATGAAATTTGACGAAAAATTTATAGGTTGGATCGTTTTATTTTCAATTATAGGGTTTTATACTGGATTAAATTCAATCATAGAGGTTATCATGAACTTTATGCCTATTGGGCAAGAAAAATTCGAAGGTTACGAAAGTGAGTTATACGCACAAGGCGATGGGGTGGCTATAGGAGATTTTGTAAAAATTATTTCTATTCTATCCATTATCATTTATAATAAATATGCTGTTCACGATAAATTGTATTGTTATTTCCGAAACTTATTTGTTTTTGGTGTACTACTTTATTTCTTCTTAGGGAAAGGAATTTTTGGTATTCGATTACCAGGTTTTTATTTAGTTTTTTTAGGTTTAACGGTAGGGAGATTGGTGTATGTTTTTGACGGAGATAAATTTAAACGAAACTTTATATATTTAAGTTTTGTATCATACACTGTCTTGTTGATTTTTTGGTTCCAAGTAAAGCAAGGACATAAATCAAATTTTGGAAATTATCGAACTATTTTTAATAAAGAGGCCGTGTACGGATTATGGAAATGGAATTAG
- a CDS encoding sugar transferase, producing MLLKNIFDYILALILLFFLVGLIVLLVIISSFDTNQFGVFTQKRVGKNGKFFTIYKIRTIKGFSENTITTDQHHITKFGKILRDYKLDELPQLINILKGEMSFVGPRPDVKGYADVLVGEDRIMLQVKPGLTGPAQLKYRHEEELLSDVTNPKAYNDEVLWPDKVKINVDYVKNWSFKQDLIYMVQTLIKK from the coding sequence ATGTTATTAAAGAACATATTTGATTATATACTTGCATTAATCCTACTATTTTTTTTAGTGGGATTAATTGTTTTGTTAGTTATCATAAGTTCTTTTGATACGAATCAATTTGGTGTTTTTACTCAAAAAAGAGTAGGGAAGAACGGCAAGTTTTTTACTATTTACAAAATCAGAACAATTAAAGGATTTTCTGAAAATACAATTACCACCGATCAACATCATATTACAAAATTTGGAAAAATTCTAAGAGATTATAAATTAGATGAACTGCCACAGTTAATTAATATTCTAAAAGGTGAAATGAGCTTCGTTGGTCCTCGTCCTGATGTAAAAGGTTATGCTGATGTATTGGTTGGAGAAGATCGGATAATGCTTCAGGTAAAACCTGGTTTAACTGGGCCTGCTCAATTAAAATATCGACACGAAGAAGAACTCTTATCCGATGTTACAAATCCAAAAGCTTACAATGATGAAGTTCTTTGGCCAGATAAAGTGAAGATTAATGTCGACTATGTGAAGAATTGGAGTTTTAAACAAGATTTAATTTATATGGTTCAAACACTTATAAAAAAATAA
- a CDS encoding polysaccharide biosynthesis tyrosine autokinase, with protein MANTTNNQKSKKKQSDFIDVERLIPRLLNEWPLYIISMLIALAVAYYLNNWKLNKIYSANTTFKIKDNSSANNSLASNSINFIWGGNANKIDGLSYTLTSRIHNEKVVKKAESYIFYTEEGRLKKSNIYKLDAPFHVHIDTFHQQVANVDVRVKPKDQNSFYLEVENANGSLYQFTKDSIIKPDVLNLPKIGYYNQWMVGKNYKIKLTRSNVPFSESTISFKLVTIKDATSRAVKNFSVSNPSKISSIISVSKNAESLNEAVDLLNNSIQVLIENELAERNLSAYQTKKYLQERITAVKLKLDSSTNNLQELQKQTGVYNFNTKKSELLGKLTALDKERIEVEEKINALHRLMPKKSSSVDNLIALNIAGLDVSYYMTNVDQLDNLENQREQMLKVYKSNTDEIREIDRQLAKTRNNISNVVNAHLQKLNTDLSMINAKLAESEFKAKDLPYEEIEFVEANRGFELNSTMYSTLINQLNTTDLSLASIVSDITIIDPAKNQGQGFIYPNPNRNYLIALGIGLLIPLIYVVIKELLDFKVRVLKDITGRTNIPIIGLVGPLGDNSPLVVINNPKSGISESFRSIRSNLKYLYKHPGLDEHNKTILVTSFIGGEGKTFNAMNIASSIGSMDKKTILIGLDLRKPKIFDDFNINNKVGVTDYVAGYLDLNKIIQHTILPNLDVITAGPIPPNPSELILSKRMDQLFAELKEKYEFVIIDSPPIGLVTDSYDLMCYADCTLYVTRYNYSEKNFITAISNKYDEGEVSNVGIIFNDFQIKTGYSYGYGYGYGYGYGYDYGYGYFAGDEDFDNSFFGKLKRLATRIKSKFF; from the coding sequence ATGGCGAACACAACGAATAATCAAAAAAGTAAGAAAAAACAATCTGACTTTATTGATGTAGAAAGGCTTATACCCAGGTTACTTAATGAGTGGCCATTATATATAATATCAATGCTGATTGCTTTAGCAGTTGCTTATTATTTAAATAACTGGAAACTGAATAAAATTTATTCGGCCAATACAACGTTTAAAATCAAGGATAATAGTTCGGCGAATAATTCTTTGGCATCTAATTCGATTAACTTCATTTGGGGAGGTAATGCCAACAAAATTGACGGATTATCTTATACTTTAACATCTCGTATTCATAATGAAAAAGTTGTTAAGAAGGCAGAATCCTATATTTTTTACACAGAAGAAGGCAGATTAAAAAAATCTAATATTTATAAATTAGATGCACCATTCCATGTGCATATTGATACATTTCATCAACAAGTTGCAAACGTAGATGTAAGAGTGAAGCCAAAGGATCAAAATTCATTTTATCTTGAAGTTGAAAATGCTAATGGATCGTTGTATCAATTTACAAAAGATAGTATTATTAAACCAGATGTTTTGAATCTTCCTAAAATTGGTTATTACAATCAATGGATGGTTGGAAAAAACTATAAAATAAAACTAACTCGCTCAAACGTACCGTTCTCAGAAAGTACAATTTCATTTAAGTTAGTGACTATTAAAGATGCAACATCTAGAGCGGTTAAGAATTTTAGTGTGTCAAATCCATCTAAAATTTCAAGTATTATTTCGGTTTCTAAAAATGCTGAAAGCTTAAATGAAGCAGTCGATTTATTAAATAATTCAATTCAGGTTTTAATAGAAAATGAACTTGCAGAGAGAAATTTATCGGCATATCAGACCAAAAAATACTTACAAGAAAGAATTACAGCAGTAAAGCTAAAGTTAGATAGTTCAACGAATAATTTGCAAGAACTGCAAAAACAAACAGGAGTTTATAATTTTAATACAAAGAAAAGTGAACTTTTAGGAAAATTAACAGCTTTAGATAAAGAACGTATAGAAGTAGAAGAGAAAATTAATGCTTTGCACCGTTTAATGCCTAAAAAATCGAGTAGTGTTGATAATTTAATAGCGCTTAATATTGCAGGACTTGATGTTTCGTACTACATGACAAATGTAGATCAATTGGATAATCTTGAAAACCAAAGAGAGCAAATGCTTAAGGTTTACAAATCAAATACGGATGAGATTAGAGAAATAGATCGTCAATTAGCGAAAACAAGAAACAATATTTCGAATGTTGTCAATGCGCATTTACAAAAGTTGAACACCGATTTGTCCATGATTAATGCTAAATTAGCGGAGTCTGAATTCAAAGCAAAAGATTTACCATACGAAGAAATAGAATTTGTGGAAGCAAATCGTGGGTTTGAGTTGAATAGTACAATGTATTCTACGTTGATCAATCAGTTAAACACAACCGATTTGTCTTTAGCCTCTATTGTCTCTGATATTACAATCATTGATCCTGCGAAGAATCAAGGTCAAGGATTTATTTACCCAAATCCAAATCGTAATTACTTGATTGCTTTAGGAATTGGTTTATTGATTCCTCTTATTTATGTGGTGATTAAAGAATTGTTAGATTTTAAAGTTCGTGTATTAAAGGATATCACAGGACGTACAAATATTCCAATTATTGGTTTGGTTGGTCCGTTAGGGGACAATTCACCATTAGTTGTTATCAATAATCCTAAATCTGGAATTTCAGAATCATTTAGATCTATTCGTTCTAATTTAAAGTATTTATATAAACATCCAGGACTCGACGAGCATAATAAAACCATTTTAGTCACTTCATTTATTGGAGGTGAAGGTAAAACGTTCAACGCGATGAATATCGCCAGTTCAATCGGTTCGATGGATAAGAAAACGATTCTGATTGGATTAGATTTACGTAAGCCAAAAATATTTGATGATTTTAATATCAACAATAAAGTTGGGGTAACAGATTATGTAGCAGGTTATTTAGATTTAAATAAAATTATACAACATACAATTTTACCTAATTTAGATGTTATTACAGCTGGTCCAATTCCTCCAAATCCTTCTGAATTGATTTTGAGTAAACGAATGGATCAATTGTTTGCTGAATTGAAAGAAAAATATGAATTTGTGATTATAGATTCGCCACCAATTGGATTGGTAACAGATTCTTATGATTTGATGTGTTATGCTGATTGTACATTGTATGTGACGCGTTACAATTATTCAGAGAAAAACTTTATTACGGCGATTTCGAATAAATACGATGAAGGAGAAGTGTCGAATGTTGGAATTATATTCAACGACTTCCAAATCAAAACGGGTTACAGTTATGGCTATGGTTACGGTTATGGCTACGGCTACGGTTATGATTACGGTTATGGCTATTTTGCTGGTGACGAAGATTTTGATAATTCATTCTTTGGTAAACTTAAACGATTAGCTACTCGTATTAAAAGTAAATTTTTTTAA
- a CDS encoding polysaccharide biosynthesis/export family protein: protein MNLFSCISLKDVQLIQPDQNLKLDAKGKIAFDKPEYYIQKGDRILINVSSASKESMGILSDFISSGNQTFVQGENSGVLVRKDGNIELPRIGNIHVEGFTIEQVRKIIQDEFYKIYDEKGTFIDVNLAGIEYTIVGEVSQGTFRANKRDLTILEAFAKTGSNNIYADLKNVRIIRTDLDGTKQVYVDLTKESIMNSEYYWIQNNDIIVVNPRKEKVWGVGLNPLSVVTTVMGAIATILGVYLFFDKI from the coding sequence ATGAATTTATTTTCATGTATATCACTTAAAGATGTTCAATTAATTCAACCAGATCAAAATTTAAAACTTGATGCTAAAGGGAAAATCGCTTTCGATAAACCTGAATACTATATTCAAAAAGGGGATCGCATTTTAATCAATGTTTCAAGTGCTTCTAAAGAATCTATGGGGATTCTAAGTGATTTTATTTCTTCAGGAAATCAAACTTTTGTTCAAGGAGAGAATTCAGGTGTATTAGTCAGAAAAGATGGAAACATAGAATTACCTCGAATTGGGAATATACATGTAGAAGGGTTTACTATAGAACAGGTTCGTAAGATAATTCAAGATGAATTTTATAAAATTTATGATGAGAAAGGAACTTTTATAGATGTAAATTTAGCAGGTATAGAATATACTATAGTGGGTGAAGTTAGTCAAGGGACATTTCGGGCAAATAAAAGAGATTTAACCATTTTAGAAGCTTTCGCTAAAACAGGATCTAATAATATATATGCAGACCTGAAAAATGTTCGTATAATCAGAACAGATTTGGATGGAACTAAGCAGGTTTATGTGGACTTGACAAAAGAATCTATTATGAATTCAGAGTATTATTGGATTCAGAATAATGATATTATTGTTGTTAATCCACGTAAAGAAAAAGTTTGGGGAGTTGGTCTAAACCCACTGAGCGTCGTTACAACAGTGATGGGAGCTATTGCAACTATTTTAGGAGTTTATTTATTTTTTGATAAAATTTAA
- a CDS encoding glycosyltransferase family 2 protein — MNNPPKLSVIVPVYNTEKYLSKCLDSILNQTYKELEVIVVNDGSKDHSQSIIDQYKQIDARIVSILKENGGLSDARNAGIDHATGDYLAFIDSDDYIDRTMFEKMVDLSVQHRSEIVFCDLVKVDEFGTEFRDLPQSPQLPEKIILENDLTFFGEMSCFACNKIFRRSLFNKHRFRKGIHFEDIELIPKLVLDATVISKINQPFYKYFERQDSITKTHTAKGLDMFVAVNEVTNYFYKSKYNTFATELKRFQIIQGYYSYLAYLAYVKDKTLKSRMIEALSDFLKENHLTKKELKNYNRFEKNYLNSLPLKKRMYYYLSLMNLQLLIKL; from the coding sequence ATGAATAATCCACCTAAACTATCAGTTATTGTTCCTGTTTATAATACCGAAAAATATCTTTCGAAGTGTTTAGATTCTATTTTGAATCAAACCTATAAAGAACTTGAGGTGATTGTAGTAAATGATGGTTCGAAAGATCATTCGCAATCAATTATCGATCAGTACAAACAGATTGATGCAAGAATTGTTTCTATTCTGAAAGAGAATGGAGGGTTAAGCGATGCGAGAAATGCAGGTATCGACCATGCGACAGGTGATTATTTGGCGTTTATAGATTCGGATGATTACATTGATAGAACGATGTTCGAAAAAATGGTTGATTTGAGTGTGCAACATCGGTCAGAAATTGTTTTTTGTGATTTGGTAAAAGTAGATGAATTTGGAACTGAGTTTCGTGATTTACCACAGTCTCCACAATTACCAGAAAAGATTATTTTGGAGAATGATCTGACTTTTTTTGGTGAAATGAGTTGTTTTGCTTGTAATAAAATTTTCAGAAGATCATTGTTTAACAAGCATCGTTTTAGAAAAGGAATTCACTTTGAAGACATCGAATTGATACCGAAATTAGTTTTAGATGCTACAGTTATTTCTAAAATTAATCAACCTTTTTATAAGTATTTTGAACGCCAAGATTCTATTACAAAGACCCATACGGCGAAAGGTTTGGATATGTTTGTTGCTGTAAATGAGGTGACAAATTATTTTTATAAAAGTAAATACAATACATTTGCAACCGAGCTAAAACGTTTTCAAATCATTCAGGGGTATTATTCGTATTTAGCCTATCTGGCCTATGTAAAAGATAAAACCTTGAAAAGTAGAATGATTGAAGCTTTAAGTGATTTTCTGAAAGAGAATCACTTAACAAAGAAAGAGCTTAAAAATTATAATCGTTTTGAAAAGAATTACTTAAATTCATTACCATTGAAAAAAAGAATGTATTATTATTTGTCACTTATGAACCTTCAACTGTTAATTAAATTATAA